The following coding sequences lie in one Arachis hypogaea cultivar Tifrunner chromosome 9, arahy.Tifrunner.gnm2.J5K5, whole genome shotgun sequence genomic window:
- the LOC112709741 gene encoding CBL-interacting serine/threonine-protein kinase 5 — protein MDLKNEMEIKLSNSARTVIFNKYEMGRVLGQGNFAKVYYGRNLATNESVAIKVIKKDKLKKERLIEQIKREVSVMRLVRHPNIVELKEVMATKGKIFLVMEYVKGGELFKKVEKGKLKEDVARKYFQQLISAVDFCHSRGVTHRDLKPENLLLDENEELKVSDFGLSALPEQRRADGMLITPCGTPAYVAPEVLKKKGYDGSKADIWSCGVILYALVCGYLPFQGENVMRIYRKAFKAQYEFPDWVPEGAKNLISNLLVADPEKRFSIADIMKDPWFQVGFMRPIAFSFKESAIGDNVDDFDEDDGDSNNNQEFNKDDLKQSSSAKPARPFYNAFEIISSLSHGFDLRSLFETRKRSPSVFISKLSAQAVVGKLEAMAKKLNFRVAGKKKKEFVVRMEGEREGRKGRLAMTVEVFEVAPEVAVVEFSKSSGDTLEYIKFCEEEVRPSLNDIVWSWQGDGNN, from the exons ATGGATCTGAAAAACGAGATGGAGATCAAGTTGTCGAACAGCGCTAGGACGGTGATATTCAACAAGTACGAGATGGGACGCGTGTTAGGTCAGGGGAATTTTGCCAAGGTATACTACGGCAGGAACCTAGCGACGAACGAAAGTGTGGCGATTAAGGTGATAAAGAAGGATAAGCTGAAGAAGGAGAGGCTGATAGAGCAGATTAAGAGAGAGGTTTCGGTTATGAGGCTGGTGAGGCATCCGAACATAGTGGAGCTGAAGGAAGTCATGGCCACGAAGGGGAAGATATTcttggttatggagtatgttaAGGGAGGCGAATTGTTCAAGAAAGTGGAGAAAGGGAAGCTCAAGGAAGATGTAGCTAGAAAGTATTTTCAGCAGTTGATCTCGGCCGTTGATTTCTGCCATAGCCGCGGGGTCACTCACAGAGATCTCAAGCCGGAGAATCTGCTGCTTGATGAGAATGAAGAGCTTAAGGTCTCCGATTTTGGCCTCTCTGCTTTGCCGGAACAACGCCGTGCAG ATGGTATGCTGATAACACCGTGTGGAACACCTGCATATGTGGCACCAGAAGTGTTGAAGAAGAAAGGGTATGATGGATCCAAAGCAGATATATGGTCTTGTGGAGTGATTCTTTATGCTCTGGTTTGTGGCTATCTACCCTTCCAAGGCGAAAACGTGATGAGAATCTACAGAAAAGCCTTCAAGGCTCAGTATGAATTCCCTGATTGGGTTCCGGAAGGAGCAAAGAACTTGATCTCAAACCTACTTGTAGCTGATCCTGAAAAGAGGTTCTCAATTGCAGATATCATGAAGGATCCTTGGTTCCAAGTCGGCTTCATGCGTCCGATTGCATTCTCCTTTAAGGAGTCTGCCATTGGGGACAATGTGGATGACTTCGATGAGGATGATGGTGATAGTAATAACAATCAAGAGTTTAACAAGGATGATTTGAAGCAGAGTAGTTCTGCTAAGCCTGCACGGCCGTTTTACAATGCTTTCGAGATAATTTCCTCGCTGTCGCATGGTTTTGATCTGAGGAGTTTGTTTGAGACAAGGAAGAGGTCACCTTCAGTGTTTATATCAAAGCTTTCGGCTCAAGCAGTGGTGGGGAAGCTAGAGGCTATGGCGAAGAAATTGAATTTCAGAGTGgccgggaagaagaagaaggagtttGTTGTGAGGATGGAAGGGGAGAGGGAAGGGAGGAAAGGGAGGCTGGCCATGACGGTGGAAGTGTTCGAGGTGGCGCCGGAGGTGGCCGTGGTGGAGTTCTCGAAGTCTTCTGGGGATACCTTGGAGTATATCAAATTCTGTGAGGAAGAAGTTAGGCCTTCATTGAATGACATTGTTTGGAGTTGGCAGGGAGATGGTAACAACTAA